From a single Prionailurus bengalensis isolate Pbe53 chromosome A1, Fcat_Pben_1.1_paternal_pri, whole genome shotgun sequence genomic region:
- the LOC122493839 gene encoding serine protease inhibitor Kazal-type 9-like: MKATAFALLLALALTSIFNVECATRPQQVDCSKYEKFPRREEGFCYEIYAPICGSDGKTYGNDCFFCSEVRKTNNKLKFVHFGKC; the protein is encoded by the exons ATGAAAGCAACAGCCTTTGCcctgctcttggctttggctttgACATCCATCTTCA aTGTAGAATGTGCCACACGCCCTCAACAG GTTGACTGCAGTAAATATGAGAAGTTCCCACGGAGAGAAGAGGGATTTTGTTATGAAATATATGCACCAATTTGTGGATCTGACGGCAAAACTTATGGCAATGATTGCTTCTTTTGTTCTGAAGTTCG GAAAACTAACAACAAACTGAAATTTGTACATTTTGGAAAGTGTTGA